The Prochlorococcus sp. MIT 1300 genome has a window encoding:
- a CDS encoding HAD-IIIA family hydrolase, with protein MKPTYLSDKGVHILNYSSEVKTRPTHKALFLDRDGVIIEDCHYISRSEDVCLINGVSQLILRAQELNYAVIVVTNQAGIGKGIFSWNDYLEVNNRMMHLLEKNIHIQPIHLVLACPFHPEANQKCFSHPNHPMRKPNPGMSLLASEILNLDLQQSIIIGDKECDIQAGIRARMKLAVHVLTGHGAEHRNKVTQLNSDSTKIELVSSIGDPMVLNWLEL; from the coding sequence ATGAAACCCACATATTTGTCTGATAAAGGAGTGCATATCCTTAACTATTCTTCTGAGGTCAAGACTAGACCCACACACAAGGCATTATTTTTAGATAGAGATGGTGTGATAATCGAAGATTGCCACTATATTTCCAGATCAGAGGATGTATGTCTTATTAACGGAGTTAGCCAACTTATTCTGCGAGCACAAGAGCTTAACTACGCAGTAATAGTTGTTACTAATCAGGCTGGAATTGGCAAGGGAATATTTTCTTGGAATGATTATCTAGAAGTTAATAATAGGATGATGCACCTCTTGGAGAAAAATATTCACATTCAACCAATTCATCTCGTTTTAGCCTGTCCCTTTCACCCTGAAGCAAATCAGAAGTGTTTTTCTCATCCCAATCATCCAATGAGAAAGCCCAACCCAGGGATGTCCTTATTAGCTTCAGAAATATTGAATCTTGATTTACAACAATCTATTATAATAGGTGATAAAGAGTGTGATATTCAAGCGGGAATTAGAGCGAGGATGAAACTAGCAGTTCACGTTTTGACAGGCCATGGAGCTGAACATCGAAATAAGGTTACTCAACTTAACTCTGATTCTACTAAGATAGAATTAGTAAGTTCTATAGGAGATCCTATGGTGCTCAATTGGCTAGAACTTTAG
- a CDS encoding SIS domain-containing protein, protein MMINHYLEYLTGFQEALTLMKTKEYSGSIIEVAELIIDTVKERRPILICGNGGSAADASHIAAELVCRFESNREPLKAISLTTDTSLLTAIGNDLGYERVFSRQVEALGEAGGLLWVISTSGKSPNIKLAIKAAKAIGMKVLLMTGNNVPLELECDYVINAPSQRTAYIQELHRLVYHFICLEVERSLPIS, encoded by the coding sequence ATGATGATTAACCATTATCTAGAGTATTTAACTGGTTTTCAAGAGGCTTTGACTCTTATGAAAACGAAAGAATATTCTGGATCAATCATTGAAGTAGCAGAACTCATAATAGACACTGTTAAGGAACGTAGGCCCATACTCATTTGCGGCAACGGGGGGTCTGCAGCAGACGCAAGTCACATAGCAGCCGAACTTGTATGCCGTTTTGAGAGTAATCGTGAACCCCTGAAGGCTATTTCATTAACCACTGACACCTCATTACTTACAGCAATAGGAAATGACTTAGGTTATGAGAGAGTTTTCAGTAGGCAGGTTGAGGCTCTTGGAGAGGCAGGTGGTTTATTGTGGGTGATTTCGACAAGTGGGAAATCTCCCAATATTAAGTTAGCTATAAAGGCTGCTAAGGCTATAGGTATGAAGGTTTTACTTATGACAGGTAATAATGTTCCTCTAGAATTAGAATGCGATTACGTAATAAATGCACCTTCCCAACGAACAGCATATATTCAGGAATTACATAGACTTGTTTATCATTTTATTTGCTTAGAGGTCGAGAGGAGCCTCCCTATCAGCTAA
- a CDS encoding SDR family oxidoreductase: MTGGAGYLGSVLVPALLESGHAVTVIDNFMYKQNSLATLCTNKNFNVINADVRNTSTLKSLYTSHDVIIPLAALVGAPICSKNPVGATTINKDAVLKIFEVLSKNQIVLMPTTNSAYGTGDENNFCTEESPLRPISQYAIDKVNVETKLMMLPNAISFRLATVFGMAPRMRIDLLVNDFTYRAFNDRALVLFESHFKRNYIHVRDVARVFIHALKNIDIMRGNIYNVGLSSANLSKRELADRIKLQLPETVIVEQAIGRDPDQRNYIVSNEKIESTGFSPKYDIDSGIGELIKGYSMINNSVYSNI, from the coding sequence GTGACTGGTGGAGCTGGCTATTTAGGTTCTGTTTTGGTACCAGCCTTGCTGGAATCTGGCCATGCAGTTACGGTAATAGACAATTTTATGTACAAACAAAATAGTCTAGCAACTCTTTGTACTAATAAAAACTTTAATGTAATTAATGCTGATGTGAGAAATACTTCTACATTGAAATCACTTTACACTAGCCATGATGTAATCATACCTTTAGCAGCCTTAGTAGGAGCCCCAATTTGCTCCAAAAATCCTGTAGGTGCAACGACTATTAATAAAGATGCTGTCCTTAAAATATTTGAGGTTTTAAGTAAAAATCAGATCGTACTTATGCCTACAACAAATAGTGCTTATGGTACCGGAGATGAAAACAATTTCTGTACAGAGGAATCTCCTTTAAGGCCAATCTCTCAGTATGCTATAGACAAAGTTAATGTAGAAACCAAGCTTATGATGCTTCCTAATGCCATTAGTTTTAGGTTGGCGACAGTTTTCGGAATGGCGCCAAGAATGAGGATAGATTTGTTGGTCAATGATTTTACATATAGAGCGTTTAATGACCGAGCTCTTGTTTTGTTCGAGTCCCATTTCAAAAGAAACTATATTCATGTACGTGACGTAGCGAGAGTTTTTATACATGCACTAAAGAATATAGATATTATGAGAGGGAATATTTATAACGTTGGTCTATCATCAGCCAACTTATCTAAACGAGAGTTGGCTGACAGAATCAAACTTCAGTTGCCTGAAACAGTTATTGTTGAACAGGCCATAGGCAGAGATCCTGACCAGCGAAACTATATTGTGTCCAATGAAAAGATTGAATCTACAGGTTTTAGTCCTAAATATGATATTGATTCTGGTATAGGCGAGTTAATTAAAGGTTATTCTATGATTAACAATTCAGTTTATTCTAATATATGA